In Styela clava chromosome 6, kaStyClav1.hap1.2, whole genome shotgun sequence, the genomic window TTTTGGAAGATAACCCGGTCcataagcaaaaaaaaaacgctttccACACAGTATTTTACCCCTACCAATTTCTTCTAAAATGCTCCAACACGCGTAAATGTGAACATAATCTTAAAAAACGACATGTGGCTATATCTCAAAAACTCGACCTGATTGAGCAAAACTAATGTGATTTTTGGATTTAGCACGCCAGATTCGCTCTAAATCAACTGAAAAAACGCAGACCGCAAATTTGTTGTTGACCAGTGTGTGTTATCTATTGTGGTAGCAAATAGGAAAGGGCTTATAGAACTACCCTGTATCATACCCATATCTAATGTTGTGACTGCTGATAATCTATTTGAAGTTTTTCTTCATCGGGCGTTCTAACGCAAACTTGTTCTTTTCAGTAATACTGGCTAATTAGTAAGATGTCAGAGGTGGCGTAACAACTGAAATTATAGCAGACGTTGAGACACTTTTTGACTCAATCAAATTTTCAGTCattggttttttttttcatttatagtATTGTGCCGTTTATTTGTCAGCTGTGTCAGTTATAGCTGTGTTCCGAAATCTAggtatatataaatcaaataactcaacgGTCACTTTGTTTTTCGGAGAGCTTTGGTTTAGCTATATCAATTACGATTAAGAGACCGATGCTCATATATATGGAGATGAAGATCagaacgaagtagtacgggtatctAACCTTTTACAGTAACGGTAACGTAAGCCTTCTCGACTTTGACTGACCACCAGGTCGCGAacgtggaaccgccacaaggtgtaCAATCTTGAAGACTTTTCTGGGGGCTTGGGGAACATGTCAAAACTTGTCTAGTTTACTGTTGATAGCTCGGTCATTGATTGCGTTTTCCATAATACTAtggagtatatatatatatatatatatatataaatattgatcTTTGAGTTCACGGCTCACAGTATATGATTATCTCATGTCAACGTTATGGGAACGCGACCTGAGAATGGAACATAGAATTGCCATATAATTATTCTAGCTGAAATATCCTATCCTTGCAAATAAATCATTTTGGGTTAAACGAAATACGTTAGTATAAAATTTTCTTGCATTTACTTCCACGCGAATTCAGACAAATGCGTTTTAAACGATTAAATTAATGCTATTTTCGAAGACAGTGCTTATGCTCAGCTATACCAGCTTCCAATTTTTCCCAGTGGGATATAGTGAGACGTAAAATGTCTTCAGCAGTTGCAAAGTCCGTATCTCCGAAGAAGTGCTGTACAATTTTTACCTCCCTGGATATTACCCTCGCACTTGAGCTATCAATTGGTTCTATAAATTTCGGTTTTATCTTTTGTCTCAGAATACCGGTTATCCAAACATCGTCCATTGGAAGTACTTTTTCTTTTCTTGAAACATCATACAATTTAGCAGCGCTTACTACAGGCATCATATACCAACCTCCCAAGCAAAATGGCGGAAGAGTATCCATGAGATATTCTTTTGGATCTAAATAATACTTGGAAATTAAATTCCGTATGGGTTTCGCCTCATTCAAATAATTATACACACATAAAATAGGCATCTGTTGAATTTGCTTTAAACGATTATTTGCTTTTTCACGTGGCAATCTTTCAAGAACGTATCTCATATGCCGTCGTAGGTGTCTCGGCAATACCTTAACATCCAGCGTTAAATCATCATCACCCGTTGCATAAAAATAATCTTTGGGTAAATTTTCTTTCGCCCATTGCATTCCCGACAACACCTTGTAAACAATATGTCTGAAAAACATTAAGTGTTACAAACTAAACACTCATTATGAGTGTTAACGACTTTCACCTTTGTTGAGCAAAGTTTGGTCCAAATCGAAAAAATTCTGGTGAGAGCATTTATGAATAGGAAAATATTTTCCCAGTGAATAGAAATTTAatgaaatgatttaaaattactatatttttatgaattacaATACATTAAAAATAGGTCATGTTGATCACGAAATGAATTTCGTTTATGTCCTGTTTTGATtttaccataattttattctaattaaggttttaataaattttagatATGGTGTCAACAATGAGTTTTCTTTATGCACTTCGCTATTGCTTATGAAATCTACAACCATCAACTCGGGAGTGAAATCACTAAACAAATTTCAGcagattttgtttttctaaTGGTCACTCATAACTTGGCTCATGGGCGGAATCCTTTACTCCAGAATAACTACAAGTTGCTTTGTTTTGATCAAATGACTAGATTAAATATATGGAAATTTTATGTTATGTAAAAAGGATTTTTTATTATAGTATGACCCTCTCAAGGTAAGAGGTATTATTGGTTTTATTTCGAACTACCTGTAGTCGTCGACTCCAATAAACTGTAGAATGTCTCCATGTTTTGAGTGTTCAGTTTCAATTTTCTGTTGAACATCTTTCGTCGTCGACCCAATGATGAAGACAACGTCAATGACAACATTGTCAATGTGAGATATCCTACCCCATGTTTGACGGACGATATCCCTTCGTGCTTTATATTCGGCCGCCGATTTTATCATCACAACTATTTTTATAAGATCTAAAAAAGTTCACGAATAAAGAATTGATAATTCTTGCCAGCAAAATAAAACCAACTAATTATGCCTCTACCTAGGTCGCGACATCAGCCATGCCTGCATTGTCAGACAAATCTATCTATCAAccaatatgtatatatgtacaaTTAATATATCTTTTGATGAAgcatacaattttaaaaataatagctATAGATTCGCAAAAAGGAAAAAAACTTTTGGGTAACTATTGGTAAGTTTTGACCCATATTCACCAATCAAGTTATTACTAATAAAGTGAGAGATGACAACATGAAACCCAATTCCACTTTGATGACAACTCAAAACTAGTAAtaaacaatacaattttttcTCACCCTTTTGTGTTGTATATGGGCAAAATAcgccattttttatattattcataacTTTCCATGGTTCTAAAGTGAAGAAAAATTCGTCTCTCATGCTGCTTTTGTTGAAATTGATGTTCAAATCATTTCTCGTCATTTCCCACAAATTGTCAATATATTCGTAATCACCAATCTGCCTGTTGTGTTAAAATATCTCTGATGAGGAgttttctcatatatatatatcactaagTGCTTAGCAATACTGTAACTGAAGACATTTATCATCGATATGGCATGTAATATTTATTCCTTCATCACTGCAATTTTAGAATGACATCATTTTAACGAGAAGTTTGGTTGGACAATTTCATGAGTTTAAAAATGAACCTAGGATAAAAATATTCTTGGGAATTTATATTAATGATAATAGCTGCTTATTACTCTAAAATCTTTTTGCAAGATAAACTTCACGGCGCTACCAACTGGTAGTCAATTTAATGTGGGGTAAGGAATGGGGATAGGCGACTAGcatgtataaataaaaacatgaaaaagtgACTTTAACTACTGAGCACTATTTGCTATCAATGCAATAATATAGACTAATTTCTGCAATCgtctttatatttatatatatatatatttatatatatattcttttattagttttttttaatttttaattttttttagtaacTGAATGTTTTGCtagtttaaagttttatttttttcatcttttcagGGAACGAGCAGGTAGCACCCATATTCGTGTCCATATTTCAAGCATCTAAACAACTATCACTCAATTTACAAAGCAAGTTGTGGATAATAAGGTAGTTTATCTAAAATTTGTTATCAGCAAATAAATATACTACACAATACCATCAACATGATGGAGAGTTCAAATTGCGGATGCAACGAATGCATAAACTGCCGTACAAACCTGGGTGAAAAGCATTATCATATCTACATTATCacaatttcattgcatttcGGGAAAGATGCTCACGAGTGTGTTATAATTGGAGATATATCACGATACACCATCGTGCATTAAGCAGTTTCAAAACAATACCTACAGACTATATTGAATGTTTAAACATGATTAGTCAAATGTTTCTGTCACAAAAATACTAAACATATTTACCGATTGTACGCCAGATCAAATATTCcgtttgtaaataaaaatgcgGCTAGAAAAGATAAAACACCCTGGAACAACTCAACTTTTCTTGTCGACACCATGTCGTTTCTTATAGCTAACAGATTCAACTAAACGATGAACAATAGTGATAAAATAGGTGAGCCAGCGGGATAAAAATAGCATATCCTTATTCTTACTATCTCATTAGTCAAGCAGGTTTAACCGCACTTTAAACAACAGAGATAAATAAATTAGCCAGAGGGCACGTTACGCACGGATGattattattacattattacattTTGCTCAAAGCGACGGCGTCTTTCACTCAGCAGTAAACCACTGTCTAAACTAAACTACTCTTGGACTTTATTTAATTTCTGCATTTAAAAGTATTTATAGCAACTTTGCGGAACCCGAAACATATATAGACTCTGACTTATATTCCTATCTGCTAATGACAAATAAACTTCAACCTGTTACGATAATATTAGGCAAGCGCTGTAACAATGTACAAACTGTAACTGTTTTGCATTGTATAATATTCAATTCTAATGATTCTTTATTTGTTCCTGTTGTCGAGGAATGACAGCCCCACATATAAGACaaacaatgaatatatatttttgatattgaaCCTTTAAGCAAGCTATACGACACTTTGGACCATAAATAGGAAATTTTTATCGATGTCGAGAACTGAATTATACTCTGACTTTTCTAGTTTGATGATGATAGAATGGTTCAACATACCTACAGACTGTATATAAATTTTCGAGTCCAATGCCCAATGTTTTTACAGAATCGAGTTATCGTCCCCCAGTTTTGTTTTTACAGTGAAAATGATTGGGATTGTCATCTTGCTTTGTGATTCTTCTCATTAGATAATAAATATGTAATCAACGAATAGTAGCAATCAAATAAACCGCTTTGCATTGACTCAAGGTAAAACAGTCTCATATCTTAGAGACGAAGGCAACAACATTGATTATTCAAAAGTATCTGAATTTTGTACGTGATTCAATTGTTCAATGTTATTTATTATGGTAGCAAATAGGAAAGGGCTTATAACACCACCCTGCACACATCAAATCACACAtatcaatcatttttataagaaaaaaaatacaaataccaACGAAAATTGTGTGGCAGGAGTCACGGGAACCTCAAAAAGGTCTTCAGGTCGCGACACCTACCACGATTACTAATTCAGGTTAGTGAGTACAAAAGGTTGATGAGACACCAAAAcacttcaataaatattttaaggAAAAAGgaacactttttaaaaacagaaaattaacaAATATGAATCATAATTGatttataagaacataacatccCGTTTGTaagtgtgttttttttttaaatccgcGACTGAATTTACAACAAATGCATCGTAATACACTGTATAAATTAATCAGGTATATAAAAAgaggaaaaaaatataatgatgTACTATAATTACTTAGGGGGGATCAGCCAGTATCCTGATCACTAACATAGCGCAAGCAACGTCTTCAACAAAAATTCGGATTTCAAAAATTCCGAATCCGAATTCGTTTGCAGAGAGTTGCTTGACAGAATCAAAGCATGTTTGGACAGAATAAATAGGAATTCAAGTTTTTCTTCACCCGTCGCCCAGGTCGTCCTGACGCAAACTTGTTCTTTTCAGTAATACTGGCTAATTAGTAAGATGTCAGAGATGGCGTAACAACTGAAATTATAGAAGACGCTGAGACGCATTttcattcaaacaaattttcaggTCGCGACCGCGGAACCACCGCGAGGTGCACAAactttaattttgatgacgtctcACACACAAATAAACGAATACGATAGAACAAACCcacaaaacattttaaactaAATGAAAGTAATATGCTAGCTTAAATATCCTATCTGTgttagaggtaagatcgggcccaaaaattccagcccgtcccaggcccgtgggtattaaatcCGACCCAGCCCGaccccgactaattaactggatttgcaggacCGAGCCCaaagcaaacccgaaatttcatattttatttaggagttctttgaattgtcattgcaagaatttagtacagtatgtgtcgtgttgatgaggcaacttctgttttttgcaaACGCCTCAGCGCACTATGGTAGTAGAGAGGGGGAGAAAGAGTGTGCACAAGCAGCGGGCACTGCACTGCTGAAttatcaactgacgcagtttAAAATGTGTATTAGTTATCGATTTAAACCACGAGGtccttttttaatttatgaGCTGACCATTTCGCTCACAGGCTATCGCCACAGTGACAGCCAGCTGTGAACCatgtatagaggacttgcacgggtcacgtgactttgttactggacggcaataaaacaaaaacgtccatttggctcctgtcactTGCAAGTCAGATTATACGTTttcgttttgtttggctgttgaaaatggttatttcgtattgttccgttggctgtacgtatagtattaTAGACAACGAACTGGATCTTCAGTTATTTTCCACTGATtgcaaaagatccggaacgtcgcgcaatgtggatatcatctattacctattggcagaactgcttggtatCAAGTCGAGAAGctatctcacttgtgtttcactgtttgcggacagcactttgttgatggtgagtgataatgtggtgatagtgtgccgttatcaaattctttaaatattcacaagctccctcatttcaatggaaagcagatgacaaactactgttattagtaggcctaggcgtggcgcgtgggcctacttgcagttgcagacttgacttgtgtaagacagtagggaattaataatcaattgctacaaggtattgttattgttattaaggtattagcaggtaatctattactatgtgtgaaaggttgaatagataactaaagtttaacaccagtggtcatgcaaaaaataaccagaattcaattgaattcgccatctaggaatacgctcgccaccgcatctctgatcaccctggtagtttcacaggtttcaatcccatgcgggaatagttatgtgcgagaggattgcagctctactcccaccgagggtgggtcacatgaccgctgatcggttacgaccattccccaccatccaagaccatgcttctgaaaacaaataactagctcccccccagataaatcctatcctaatggtgctCGACAACTGATccaaaatatctttttattgttattggtaagaaagatatgctacccggaatcaaattcatttacgactagtggctgtggtgggatatgAACATAAATTTCtcactccttgatcgttagattttatgaaaactctatctgtatccattatcttacagatatgggtgcgacgatggaatagatggatggcaaagtataagttgcaacaagaccacagtggaacaagacctcagcttgcgtgacttgataatacatcctcagtatccatttattgatgcttatcgtaatgacaaagtaacttgtggctactgtggattggtggagataaagtgtccattgtgctttaacgaaagcaacttcaagacgtatcaagaaaaaaaattgtttcggtgggtcctgtagtgaaggtttcagtctaaagttggacaccgatactacaaccagatacatttgccaatgaaacttagcgaggtgtaatattgcgactttgtgatctgaaagaacattctgatgggtagccggctagccgcaaccttttgtttaaagaatattatgagatatgacataagagtctaaacttttatttgagaggggtgtaacccaagctaagttgcaaatggtattcatggtaccaaatgtttcacacactttacagtaattataaattatatttgaaaaaatgtatttttaaaaaacaattggtttcatctgcagatactaggttgatattaagattgaccatttcaatgctaaattttctttagtcaaaaggcacacttgattcacaaagatttgtgaatgcgcacagtacaccaatttgtctaatgttttgatttcataggcaggaggttgtggatcggtgcggctcaggatgggatattttgcctcgatatgatgcctcgggggtaatttctatcaaatattttacagtattatggttctagtgaaaaggggtgtaggcggcttctttttaaagtgtggtaggtctagtcgaaagacacattaaatgtttatgctaacaactgcaaagtaATATTgtaacgcatacaagttaacagattttgttgaaatggtcctgccttttgcctttcttcaaaatccccatttttctaactattctcttccGCTCTGGAGATGGCAaaaatatcgatgggacatataatattcaataacagctgataatgggttatcttccctttttcctgaaaataaattaaacactaatcatcatttgacagtgccaagtttgtgtatcagatcagtaataaattacctgctaactaataaaacaatcagacaacaccttctgaccattaatgaagatttctttcaatttaaaacgcaactatgcctaccaatgtgggtagtttttaggatagaatttatctgtggttggggacagattgcaaggtgcaacatcgtacgattaccattctatgtcgggcttagttagccagttatttgttttagaagcatggatttgatgggggggggggggggggtcgtaatcgaccagcggtcgtgtgaacaaccctcagtgggaggagagctgcaatcccctcgcacataactatccccgcatgggattggaacctgtgaaactcccagggggatcagagatgcggtggcaagcgtattcctagatggagaattcaattgaattctggttattttttgcgtTAGCACTgccgttaaactttagttatctattcaacttttcacacgtactaatagattacctgctaactagggaaacaatactttagggcaattattgattaatactttacacgagtcaagtctgcaagtaggcctacgcctaggccggtatgttagtcgttggtctaGGCCTACCAATACCAGTAgcttgtcatctgctttccattaaAATGAGGGAGcctatgaatattaaaaaaaattgataacggctgATTATGACTCaacatcaacgaagtgctgcccgcaaacattgaaccacaagtgagatggcttctggacttgacaccaagcagtcctgccaataaatgatatccacattgcgcgacattctggatcttttgaaaacagtggaatataactgaaaatccatttcgttgtctatactatacgtacagccagcggaacaatcaaaataaccattttcaacagccaaacaaaacggaaacgtataatcctacttgcaactgacaggagccaaatggacgtttttgttttattgccgtccagtaaacaagatcacgtgacccgtgcaagtcctctataccgGTAACACCATATGTTGCAGGTGTTTATTTTTTGGTGAAGCTCATATCATAATCTTAATCAAGCAATATTATTAACGGACAGTCACAGAAGAAAGAAAGATTTAATCACGGTGTTTCTAGCACATGATTTGCCACGCTACTAGCTTTGACACTGAAAGGGCATTACGCACTCATATGCGCACTTGCTTAATTACGGGAAAAATGCTGCAGCCCACATAGGCTTAAAATAGAATAATGCAAAtcaaagaaatggaaaaaagtaTATGAAATTGTTATTCCTATGGTTTTGTTTAGAAGAATTTTAAGATAAAAGCTTTAATTTTCTCTACATTTAATTTGGTCTGAAAGAGGAAACTCTTATGAAATGATCAAAGAGCAAGAACACAGAAATAGCCTAGGCCTATAATAAATCTACACAAACTAGATCAGCAAAGCCCACGCAAGTTTCTGCAGGATTTCCAACAATCAGTTCAAAGGTTTTCTAAACCTTGCTCTTACCGATATGTGTTTTCTTTTTCAGTTCCTCTGGCTTTAGTTTATCCTTTACTTCTTGCTGCTCCATACTGGGAATACCAGGTCAAAATCTTGCCGAGGGGAAGATTATTAAGAGGGCAGTGTTCACGTGCACAAAGCCTGCTCTGCTCTGCGACTCGTGTTTAGTAGTTAAATAGCAATTACGGCTCCTTCTCTgttttatccaaattatttattttataacaaGTATTCCTTAGTTTGGTATCCACAcatagttttagtatatattttttataaacatatatttatttaaaaaaagtcagcgatagagaagcccggcCCAACCCGatccgaacgtaatgattgacatttcaggcccgacccgccCGAatttcgggtcgggtcgggcttca contains:
- the LOC120330808 gene encoding beta-1,3-galactosyltransferase 5-like isoform X1, which translates into the protein MVSTRKVELFQGVLSFLAAFLFTNGIFDLAYNRQIGDYEYIDNLWEMTRNDLNINFNKSSMRDEFFFTLEPWKVMNNIKNGVFCPYTTQKDLIKIVVMIKSAAEYKARRDIVRQTWGRISHIDNVVIDVVFIIGSTTKDVQQKIETEHSKHGDILQFIGVDDYRHIVYKVLSGMQWAKENLPKDYFYATGDDDLTLDVKVLPRHLRRHMRYVLERLPREKANNRLKQIQQMPILCVYNYLNEAKPIRNLISKYYLDPKEYLMDTLPPFCLGGWYMMPVVSAAKLYDVSRKEKVLPMDDVWITGILRQKIKPKFIEPIDSSSARVISREVKIVQHFFGDTDFATAEDILRLTISHWEKLEAGIAEHKHCLRK
- the LOC120330808 gene encoding lactosylceramide 1,3-N-acetyl-beta-D-glucosaminyltransferase A-like isoform X2, which produces MVSTRKVELFQGVLSFLAAFLFTNGIFDLAYNRQIGDYEYIDNLWEMTRNDLNINFNKSSMRDEFFFTLEPWKVMNNIKNGVFCPYTTQKDLIKIVVMIKSAAEYKARRDIVRQTWGRISHIDNVVIDVVFIIGSTTKDVQQKIETEHSKHGDILQFIGVDDYRHIVYKVLSGMQWAKENLPKDYFYATGDDDLTLDVKIQKNISWILFRHFAWEVGI